TTTTACTTTGCTTGAAGGCTTCAATTGACAGACGATTTAGTTTATCCAACTTCAATTTTTCAAGTGGTTCAGACATGCTTGTTTAATGCAAAGATAAGGGATATGTTTTTGAATAATTTTTTGGGCGTGTCCTTGCCCACACTTCGCTTGCGCTTGTGTGGGCAAGGGCACGCCCCAAAAAATGAAAAAATTAGCTTCAACCCCTACCTACACAAACTCAAAAGTCTTGCTGCCCTACCACTCTATATTGTAAATGAGATTCTTAGGCATCTTCAAAGGGCATAAAATTTTTTGTACTTTTCCATCATCAAAAATAACCGTATATTGACCTTCGGGAAAATTGCAAAAGGCATATTCACCTTGAGCATTTGTGTAAGTGTATACCCCCAGTTCAGCAACCATAACCTTAATATTCGGTACAGGTTCTTGACTTTGGTTAACTATCCTACCTCGTAAAGAACCTTTTTGT
The sequence above is a segment of the Bacteroidia bacterium genome. Coding sequences within it:
- a CDS encoding carboxypeptidase-like regulatory domain-containing protein, whose protein sequence is MNQSLAYCTFLNTQPVLQKGSLRGRIVNQSQEPVPNIKVMVAELGVYTYTNAQGEYAFCNFPEGQYTVIFDDGKVQKILCPLKMPKNLIYNIEW